Part of the Musa acuminata AAA Group cultivar baxijiao chromosome BXJ3-10, Cavendish_Baxijiao_AAA, whole genome shotgun sequence genome, aaataactaagagtgtagagcctgatggtaTTCCTATTAAGGGTTGAAAAAGTTTAGGGAACAAGTGACTATATTTGTTAACTAGTctatttaataaaatcataaaattcagAAATATGCATGAAGAATGAATAAAGAGTATTTTAGTGTGAATTTACAAAAATAAGAATGACATACAAACATgtttaaattatataaaaaataaaatcataagttataatataaaattttagaaaaaaattatcaaaaataaaataagaccTGAAACAAATATCTTTGAAGGTCGACTTAGTTTTATACTTAAAAGATTAAccatataagtttttttatttattaaaataattaataaaaaagtatagagagaaaatttgatatattatttttattgaattaGAGAAAGTGTCATagtgtatccactaattatattacTGTTATTAAATATATGTATAACAATATAACTATTAATATTAGAACTATATGAAGTATGTGGAGTGAGTTTTTTATTAGCATATAATTATATCAAGGATCTACATTAAGAATTTATATATTCACATTGATAATAGATAAATTTACTACACACTTATATAATAGACCTCTTTGGTGTATGTTATTtactaatgatattatttttgtttataagAACTTAAGTGAAATTAATTACAAATTTAAGCTATGGAGTTAAGCCTCAGAAACTAAAGGTTCTAGATTAAATTTGATTAAGAttgaatttataaaatataatttaataataaaaaaaaagagaatataaTTAGATTGGATGAACAAAAGGCTCCGTTAAGTAAATGTTCTATATATCTTGAATCTGTTGTTTAATAAGATGAAGATatcgatgaatatattattcatagaataaaaaTAGAATGTTAAAATAACAAAGGTGTTAGGAGTCTTACGTGATCATTAAATatttttgagattaaaagaaaattttataagataattgtgagaccaataatattttatgaatttgagtgttatatgtaaaaatatatatatataattattagaaaaaatatttataaataattaggtATTGCTTATAGTATTATTAGGAAAGATAAAAAAGATTAATACaaatttaatagaaactataaataaaaatttaagtattctaaatttaattaaatatataacttttttataaatttaaatgatgataaaaaaattatatagtcgAACTCATATAATTAAAactaatgattttattattatcatcctATAGATTCATATGATCGATCTCAATTAATtgagatttataattttaatattatcatcGTCTATCTTTGATTGAGTTCTGTCAGCCCATCTCTCCGCCATCCCCCTTGCTGGCTAAATATTTAGGGAGggagatgaagagagagagagagagcaataagGAAAGGACGAACGCAAAAAGAGGCGGCCTCGGGTGGTGCGTGACGGAACGTGAGAAGAGTGCGTGAACAGCCCACCGTAGCGAAAAAGTATCATAGGGATGGGATAGTCGGGGACAGTGGGAAGTCTTCCGTCCACTTCACATGGCCCCCTATCGAAGCGGCAGCAGCGCCTGCTGCTTCAATGTATGAGCCCATGGCAGGGAGCGACTGCGCCGTATGCGTGTCGATTCGATCTTAAAACAGCAATGAGATGAATGAACCACCTCATCCTTGGCAGCAGGACCACCACGTAAAGAGGAGAAAGAATCGATGAGAATGACGATGAAGTCTGGATATAGGTCGATCCAGATCAGATTTCCACAAACGAATGGTAACGGCGATGATCGGATCAATCAGATTCGATTCAAGTTCACGTCCATTAAAAAGCCTAATATATATAGTCAAAAGATTAAGGGGTACTCgaatattttctaaattatggATTTATAATGAATATTAAGGTCGAATGAGATTTCTTCGACACGACACTCTAATTAATGTGATAAAAAGTTTTTAATAAGTAATCACTCACCTTAATTACTTATTATTATACTAAGAAGGCCTAATAGACTTTTTATAGGAGATTTAATATGAGAAGAATATTTTGAGATATGAATGAAATTGATAGCTAAAATTCAAGTATAACCTAACAGATGGGTGTTCTCGCAGAAGATACAAAAGCTTAAATCTCTATTCTACATACATCTTAACATTACACCCCTTCCAGCATCGCCCTTAATGCACGATACACGACAGGTTGCTAGATTCATGTAACTATGCATTCTCAAATAATGTTTCAAAAATATTGCAGCCACAAACACTTGCTTTCCATCATACCCAACATTTTTGAGGTCTTGTTAATGTGGTCAAGCCACTTAAACAACAATGATAGATTCAAAGTACCAAGTAGTTTTTGCCCTCAGAGCTTCCACCAAAACCTTTGTTACCAAAATTTCCCATCACTGCTGCCCTTTACACATTTTCATCTGATTCCTCTTTTTGCAGCAAGTCATGGGTGCATTCCCTTGGGTCAATCACAACAATGACAGATTCAAAGACCAAATACCTTTACATGCAGATCTTCCATCAAAGCTTTGTTACCATTTTTCCTATCTTGTTTTCTCCCTTCATTCTCTTCTACTGTTTTCGTAGCAACCGAGGCTACTAACATATCCTAAAATGGTTTTTAAAACCGGATCAAAATGATATCAGTATACCTAGCAACATACCGAGAATCAATCGTTGTCGGCCTATATTACCTAGCATCAGTCCATGATCAAAGTATTTGAAATCCTGATTCCTCCGGTTCTCTTACCAGATCATACTCCGTCGACCTAGCATATGTTTAATACTTGTCTATACAACTTATCTGTTAACTCCAGTACCAAAATAAGAAATGTAACTTATGGATAGATACTTGAAAGAACATGGCAACAGATGTGCAGATTCAGATATAAAGAACAggttttcaaaaataaattggGCTGGAAGTCAGTACCCTACCAGAAAGTTGAAGAGCACCCACAAGGCTCCCACCCTGATCTTCATGTAGGGGAGGATTGTAGAGCACCTCTTGCTGAAACTTGGGCACCGGGAGCATTCATTATTAGCTCACCAGGATTTCCTCCATCTGCAATGCAGCTTGTCTGTGGTCCTCTCCGCATAGTTGACTAACCAGCAAATAACATACTGAAGTTTCAAGGGAGTAGCCAATTTTATACACGGCATCCAGCACCAATAATGCATCATCCACTCTGAAGCTATTGCTGAGGCATTCTAATAACCTGTTGATGGTGTCTCTTTGTGGCTTGAGATTATTCTCCAACATGTTTACCAACCATGCCATGCCTGCTTCAGCCTTGCCGACCCTGCAGAATCCATTAATAATATAGTCATTTGTACGAACCAAAGGCTCCAAACCCTTTTCTTTCATGCATCTCATCAGCTCCATTGCACCAAGCACATTCCCCTCATTGCATAGTGCCTCGATCAATGGTGTGTATGTTGAAACACTGGGCTGCAGTCCAACCAATAACAGTGTCTCATACAGTTTCAGAGCTTCGGCAGTCCTGCCTTCCTTGCAGAGACCCTGAATCAGTGTGTTGTAGGTGATCACATCGTGCTCGATTCCTTTAGTTGGCATTTCCTCAAACATGTCAACTGCTTCTCCCACCCTCCCGTGCAAGCACAATCCGGCAATCAAGGTGTTGCAGCTCACTGTGCTCTCCCTGAATCCACTTCTGCACATCTCCTGGTACAATTCCTGAGCCTTACTGAGGTCACCAGCCTTGCAATAGCCATTGATGATGACATTGTAAGCATATTCATTAGGCTTGGTCCCCTTTGCTACCATCTCCGACCACAGCTTCCACGCATCGGTAGTCCTACCCATCTTGCATAAACCATCGATCATTGTTGTGTAGGTAACCAGATCAGGAGCATAACCTCTCAGCTTGAGATTGTTGAAGATGTGGAAGCCCTCATCGGCCTTGCCATTTTCACATAAGCCGTGAATTATGGACTGGTAAGTGAATATGTCAGGCATGCAGCCAACTGCTATCATCAGGTGAAGAAGCTCAGAGACCTTGCCATAATTGCCGTCCCTGCAATATCCAGTGACCAACTTGGTGATGGAGATCACATCAGGCACAAGCCCATTCCTGGAGACTTCCCGAAGAAGCCTATAGGCATCGTCCAGCTCATTGTCCATGCAGAAGGCCTCGATGAGGTAACCAGCAGTGGAGGCGTCGCCCGAGATTCCTAACTGCATCATCATCTCGTAGAGGCGCCACACGAGGTCGGTCCTCCCTGCTCGCAAGTAGGCAGAGAAGATGGAATTCCAAGTGGGGAGGGACGGGGAGTAGCCAAGATGAGTCTTCACGAGGGATATAGTCTCCATCGCCTCGTCGGTCACCCTCCCTTCCCTTTGAATGAGGCGGTAGAGGAATAATTCAATAGCGGGCGGGTCGGGCCGGCATTTCGTCGAACGAATAGCGAGCAAGGCCGCCTTCCAGGCCCGGGCATTGGCGAGGGCGTCGAGGAGGGAGGCGGAGGTGGCAGCGTCGGCGGGGGAGGCATCGGGGTGGGAGGAGAGCCAGAGCAGGTAGCGAAGGGAGAGCAGGGGTTTGGTGGAGACGAGGGGCCGGAGGACGTGACCGACGCAGGTGGGGTGGAACAGCTCCGAGGGAGCAAAGTGGGAAAGCAGGAAACTTTCCCACCTGGGCTGCCTCACGACTACCTCGCGCACCCTTTTCGCCGTCTCCGCCAGCTGCTGGTGGTGCCTCCCGTTGTTATCGTAGCTGTCGTCGGCCGCATCGCCTCTCTGTCTTCCTTCGGCAACGGAAAGGATTGGCCCCGCACTTTCTACCGAGGCTGATGCTGGCGCCCCGGTGGagacggaggaggaggtggtggatgtGGCTCTGCTTCCTTTAAGCGCATGAGAAACGAAGGGGGAGCGGCTGTTGCTGCTGAGATCCCACCAAAACCTTTGCGCGACGCCAGCCTTCCTCACCATCTTCCTCTATTTGTCAACCATTGCGCGGCGATCATTTGGGTGCTCGATTGGGTGCGGCGGAGGAAACAACACAAAGCTATCAACGGAGTCGCACTTGGACATTTACAATTAACCCCCTTTCAATCTTACAATTTAAGATTGGAATAACATCCACACAACATGATTGCTACCCATACACTTacctcctcccatgtgtcgagttTTGATCGGGACGAACATTTCTTTTATTGTTTCATGCCCCATGAATGATGGTTGTATATTTGCTGATTCTTGTTTGCATGACGACAGTCCGATGGAAGATGGATTGTGGCAGGGGAAGATGTTTCGAGGTACACGATTCTCAAGCCATTCTCAGGCATCGACTTGTATTATGGGAAGAACATGTCAAACTTTCCATGGAGCCGGGAAACACGATCACATCGATCATCGATCTGATCGAGCTATCAACCTTAAACACTCAACACGCCGACCAAAGATAGGAAAGAAAGCAATCAAACAAACCAAGCACAATCACAAGCTTTAACCCGAGATTACTGGGGGGAGGGAGCGTCGCCGCCATTGTCTGTGTAGAAGGGGATGATGGTGTACACAGTCTGTAGCACGGTGAGGACCAACAGGAAAATGGCGGCGGCAAGCGAGAGGACCGCCCAGGGGCTCCGGAAGTAGGTGTGGATGAGGTTGGCCCGCCACATGTTGATGTCCTTGCGGCAGTAGTTGTTGACCTTGCGGTGGACATCGTCGAGGGTGCTCTCCGGGTCCAGCACCACGTCCTTGGACAGCCGGTTGAACAGCTTCGCCACCGCCTTGTCGCTCCCCACCGCGTTCTGGATGATCTCCTTGGAGTGCAGCAGGCTGACGTCCTTGGCCGAGTCAATGATGTTGTCCATGAAGAAGACGTAGGAGGTGATCTCGTTGCCCGCGCCGCAGTGCAGCCGCTCGAAGGCCATGAGGTTGAGGAACATGTACTCGGTGGCGTCGTCCACCACGATCACCGGCAGCCTGAGCACCCCGTGGTGGAAGCTGATGTCCCGCAGGCTGTTGGTCTTGCTCTTCTTGAACCGGATCCCGGCCTCGTACAGCTCCACCGCCGACCGGACGATCTCGCTGGAGCCGTCCCGATCCGGCCTGACCAGCGGCGAGCGGTGCGTCGGGTCGTACAGCAGGCTCTTCCGGAAAACGTCGAGGGGGTGGAGACCCAGGGCCACGCTCGCCGTGGACGGTCGGCCATGACCTGACGCGCAGAACTTGAGCACCAGCTTGTTTACAGAGTCTTCGAGCTGTCCCAAATCAAACACGTTCATATATGGTACTGATTGCTTTACTCCCATGAATCCATGATACGAGCAAAGAGAGAAGAAAATATACCTTGGGTTTGCTGCTCTCGACAGAGACGAGAGTGTCCAAGGCCAGCAGGGGCAGTTGGTTCTCGATCATCAGCATGTCTCGCTTGATGTAGGGGACGGTATACAGCATCCCATGGCTGCTAAAGATGGGGTCGTTGTAGGCGTAGTCACTGGAGGCGCCGGTGGCGACGCGCATTATCTCGAGCATGAAGCAGCCGTCGAGGATCATCAGCTGCAGGAACCGGTCCTTCTCCCTCCATGGATCGTCGAGGCCCTGATACGCGTCCTGCAATTGCTGCACCACCTCCCCCATCGCCGCCACGAACTCGTCGAGCCGCTTGTTCGCCCTCCTGAGGAAGTGGAGGAGCGCTCTGTGCTTGTGCTCCTCCATGGGCCAGACGTCGGGGTCCCCGTGGTGGTACGGCCCGAAGGAGACGACCTGCGGCTTGTAGGCCATGCGGTTCAAGTCCTTGATGCAAGCAGGAACCTTGTATATGGATCGGTTACTCCATTGACCTGTCTCTGCTGCTGGTTCGACGCTCTCGAGCTGGTCATGGATCTCCAGCACCCAGTTTTTGGCCATGGCACAGAACGAGAACGATTACGACCACcattcatcctcctcctcctctctctatatatatgccCCTGAAGCATAGGAAATGAATGGTTTGTGGGCTAATCAGTTAGTGTTTCTGCTGCTTTACAGCCAACTACTGGCCAGGCTTTATCGGAGATATCCCTATAGAATGAGCAGCGATTGAACTGAGGAAGAGTACGGCATAGGGGAGGTATCTCTGTCCTCTAATCTATCTAGAGAAAAGGTAAAGAACAAAGAAGGCCATATACTCTGTAAAGAGCACGAATGCCTTTgttgcaagtcattgaacatatgCTCTACTCAtgcagttctctctctctctctctctctctctctctctctctctctctctctctctccattaaaAGCATATCGATTCCAAGTTAACAGGTAAAAAAGCCTAAAAAATATAGCCCAATGTATCCAATCATTTCTTATTTGTGGTTTTTCATTAACAAAGTGTAGCAACAAGTCTCTGAAGTCCCTCAACAACAATAACCTTTACCAATGCTTTCATCTACTTTTATCCTGCATGTATCATCTAAGATCTCATTATTTGGTCTTTGCAGTAGCAATAATAGAATGTGGTGACCCCGATGTGAGGGGGGAAAAAGATGAATCTCTCACTATCCTATCAGTGATCGCTGACCTCAATTAGCTGGTCCACAACACTTGGGTCTGCAAGTGTGCTTGTATCCCCAAGCTCATCTAGCTGCCGTGAAGCAATTTTCCGCAATATCCTTCTCATGATCTTTCCGCTCCTGGTCTTTGGTAGTCCCGGTGCCCAGTGGATTTTGTCTGGGGCAGCAAAGGCGCCAATCTGACAAGAGAAATTTCGTAAGTGCATCATGTACAAATGAGTTTGCCATAGTTTGAATCAAGAGAACTGTAATATCTGATAAGTGTCATCTGTTGTGCAATTGAAGTAGTGCTGCAGACCGAAAACTCTCCGATGCTCTCAGCTCTCTTCATTCTATCGAACTAGCACATTTGCTGGCACTGCTCATGTACCAAATACAGAGCATGTACCCCTTTAAAAATGCCCCTTTTCTGCCGACATCATAAATACAATCCCAACTGGTACCTTAGATCAAGACCCGAGTACACCTCTTTCTTGTAGCTCTCAATACAGTGTGAAAGTATGCATACAATGAGTCGTGAAAACATCAATAGTGTTTTAATATGTCCTACTTGTACTAATTGTCTAATGGAAGATACTTATAGGTATAGCAATGGAGGACCTCTGGAGGACAAGGGCCTAAAGGGATAGAAAGGAAACTAGACAGATCGGATAAACATATAAAAATAGCCAAAACTTTCCATTTCTAAAGAGAGTGGTGAAATGCACAGTAGATGAATGGATATATAGACTCTGGTCCTTAGAGATCAAAAGGATAAATTTTTGGATGATAATTAGCTCAGCATATTTCATAGTCCAATGCTGTATGATATATGTGCATATGCAAAATATATTGGACACCCATCTTTGCTATAGAAACAAAGAATAAAAAGACATACAAATTATTATAAGCAAGAGTTGTGAGAAAGAATTTCAAAAAGCTGGCGATAAAATAATAAAGGCCTTAAGAACAATTGACACCCCTACAAAATTTAGCATCTGCCTCTAAATATTCCTCCTCGAGTTAGATTTCCAACAAAATAAATCACTAGTGATATCATCAAATCGACTACTAAGTTGGTGTTTCCAATGACTAAGAAGAAACCCATGTAACCATGGCATGTAACTTAAAGCTTCGAAAACTCTAAAAACGATCAGAATGCAATGTATATATAAGTCAGGAGCGCCACATCTGATTACAACAGGAACATACCTGGCTTCTGACGGCCAAAATGAGGCTTTTCCGTACTTCATTGCTGTAAGGAACGCCATCCACTAAAGTGACAAAAGCATATATGCTTTGCCCTTTGACCTGGAAACAGAGAAAACTGTAAGAAAAGATTAACAACTAAAGTTCAGCAAGAGGCATCATGCTTGAAGCTGGAGCTCTTCACCTCATGGTCAACACCAACGACAGCAGCCTCTGCACATTGGGGGTGAGACACCAGGGCAGATTCTACCTCTGCAGTTCCAATGCGGTGCCCACTACAGACAACTTAATCAAATATTTAGTCACCATTCCAATTTGAATGAACATGCTTTCCCTCAAGAAAGCTATAGTCCCATGTCAATTACATTAAGAATAATAAGCACATATGAGATTACAGTACCTGACATTGATAACATCATCAACTCTTCCGGTGAGCCAGTGGTAGCCATCCTTGTCCCTGATGCATCAAAATGATGACCAGAACATGATAGTTACCTATATGCGAATGTTATATATCCAGCAACCTAAGCTTCAAAAACTCATTTTTGCAGTATCTTGTGGCACAAAGATGAAGTTTTAAGCCTGCATCAGTTAATATGCCAGAACAATTACCTGCTGCAACCATCACCTGTGAAGTAATAACCAGTGAATGGTTTAAAATATGTGGTCTCATATCTTTCATGATCACCATAAAGTGATCGAAATGCCCCTGGCCATGACTTCTTAATGCAAAGATACCCGCTGCATTCACCTTCTAGCTCGTTTCCTTTCTCATCGACTATGACAGGCTGCAACGTATCTCAATTTTTATTTCATAGATTCAAACTCATATTTTCCTATATAGAAAACCTTAGTTTGTACCTCAATGCCAAAGAAAGGAAATGTGGCAGAACCAGGTTTCTGTGGCCAGGCACCAGGTATAGGTGTAATCTGGAAAACGGGAAAGGAGGGGAGCAGAAAATAGGTGAAAATACTAAGGAGCAAAAGGAATTAGAATGATCATTGAAACATTGACTAAAAAGTAAAGTGGAGCATCAACGCACCATGAAACCACCAGTCTCAGTTTGCCACCAGGTATCTGATATAGGGCATCGTGAATCCCCGACAACATTGTAAAACCATCTAATGAACATACATAAAGTGTGTTAGCAATTTATTATATTCACAAGATAAACTAGTCCAAAGTACAGTGTCGAACCTCCATGCACTCGGGTTAATGGGCTCCCCCACGCTTCCTAGAACACGTAGAGATTTACGAGAGTAGCAAGTAACGTACTGCACCAGAGCATCACATGTATGGATGTATAAAGGAAAATTTATAGTTACAAACATAACTATAACTTATATCTCAATAAATAAAACATAATATGAAGAGTGGACAATGCCAGTGTTATTTTACATCACGATAGACACGAACTGAAGGACTGCCATGTTTTCAAGGCTCCAAAATTGTTGACATTTATTTAACATGAATGAGGGCTATCAAGATATTTTTGTACCTTTGATGAAGATAACTATATGATTTGTCACGTGATGGGACAAACAAAGCACCTCAAGGAAATGATGATGCTACTAATGAAATAAAAACCAAAGTATGATAGATATCCAATTACAGACATTTGGAAATATAATGAATCACTATAAAAGAGAGTAAAAGAGTTCCAAAATTTGTAATGATGAGAGATGAAAACAACTAAGATTCCTACCTCATCACCATCACGCATGAGGGCACGGACCAGGGTTGGTGCTGTGTAAAATATTGTCACCTTGTACTTATCCACAATATCCCAACAACGTCCAGAATCAGGGTAACTTGGAGCCTGTGTGATATCAAGTAGATTCTGTTAGAAGGATCGTATCTATGgaaaaaaagaaagcaagaaaaggaTAAGTTCATAGGTTTTGTCAAACCATAAGTAGATACAGCATAAATAATTTTGCAGTAAAACAATTGACCAAGATGGTCAAGTACACATGTAATTTCAGTACAACCAGTATTCCGAAGAATTCATGGATGGTGGATTACCCCTTCGAAAACCAAAACAGTAGCTCCGTTCAAAAGAGGACCATATGTAACATAGCTGTGTCCGGTGATCCAGCCACAGTCAGCAGTGCACCTTAGGTCAGAAAATTAAGGGATAATGACAGAAGTAACAGTAGACataatttgcaaaaaaaaaattatagaagatTTTTACACACAAACAAATTAGAAGCATACCAGTATACATCTGATGGCTTATAGTCAAATGCATACTTAAATGTTGTTGCAGTGTATACCATATACCCCCCAGTTGTGTGCAATACACCCTGCAGATAGAAaattaatatgaaaaaaatttacaGTAATAATTAAATCAGTTGAAGCCTGGCCACCTTCGGCTTTCCAGTGCTGCCACTTGTGTACAAGAGAAACAGTGGATCTTCTGCATCAACCCATTCCACTGAACACTTGGTTGGATATTGCGGAACAACATCCTGAAGATAGTACAATGTACACAGAGAATTATGTCAAGGTAATTAATTGAAAATTTAATGACATTATTAAAAATGATTTATGAACATTAGTGGAAAGTTCATTTTGGTAAACATCCAACCAATGACGTAGAAAGACCTAACATAATCAAGATTTGCCAATAAGCAAACAAGTGCGCAAACCTGCCACCAGATGTCTCTTCCTTCCAGCCATTTGGTTGTTTCTCTATCCATGGCAGACTTGTTTTCATAAATCAAGCGCAAGTCTGTATGAAGGAAAACAGAGATAAAGTGATGAGCCAATGGGGACAGCAGTCACTCCAGGTGGAAGAGTGCATAATGCAAATGCAAAATCCGAGGAGAGAAAACAGGAGTTTATCACAAAAGTAATTACAAaccattttattatattaatcttTCAATATTATCAAAGTCTAACATTTCACCATGGAAATAGATGAATACCATATAGCTAGTCCAGTGCTCTGGTAAGTTAAAAGTCTTTAATGATAGCCCTCAGACCAAAGGAAATTCCAGAAATATGAAGGAAaaaaacaacataaatggatCATCCTACACATAGTACTCAAACAGAATTCAATTCCCCATAAGAAAAGCCAATTCCAACTCATTTACAGA contains:
- the LOC103968490 gene encoding pentatricopeptide repeat-containing protein At5g18950, giving the protein MVRKAGVAQRFWWDLSSNSRSPFVSHALKGSRATSTTSSSVSTGAPASASVESAGPILSVAEGRQRGDAADDSYDNNGRHHQQLAETAKRVREVVVRQPRWESFLLSHFAPSELFHPTCVGHVLRPLVSTKPLLSLRYLLWLSSHPDASPADAATSASLLDALANARAWKAALLAIRSTKCRPDPPAIELFLYRLIQREGRVTDEAMETISLVKTHLGYSPSLPTWNSIFSAYLRAGRTDLVWRLYEMMMQLGISGDASTAGYLIEAFCMDNELDDAYRLLREVSRNGLVPDVISITKLVTGYCRDGNYGKVSELLHLMIAVGCMPDIFTYQSIIHGLCENGKADEGFHIFNNLKLRGYAPDLVTYTTMIDGLCKMGRTTDAWKLWSEMVAKGTKPNEYAYNVIINGYCKAGDLSKAQELYQEMCRSGFRESTVSCNTLIAGLCLHGRVGEAVDMFEEMPTKGIEHDVITYNTLIQGLCKEGRTAEALKLYETLLLVGLQPSVSTYTPLIEALCNEGNVLGAMELMRCMKEKGLEPLVRTNDYIINGFCRVGKAEAGMAWLVNMLENNLKPQRDTINRLLECLSNSFRVDDALLVLDAVYKIGYSLETSVCYLLVSQLCGEDHRQAALQMEEILVS
- the LOC135650613 gene encoding acetyl-coenzyme A synthetase, chloroplastic/glyoxysomal-like; the encoded protein is MDSLSSTRIYTPPMATAPATAKWSRTAAVPWTRLLLSPSTATPPLLLLGLTCRRLFGMGSSSRRSVAPFDHLSHVESTSQLPSGAGRISRPNAVVLGEAIAAEEVDLVVPSHDFSRDALVSSPEQYQQMYKRSIEDPAGFWSEIASEFYWKERWGPEVCSENIDVRKGTVKIEWFKGGVTNICYNALDRNIEAGNGDKVALYWEGNEPAQDGQLTYAQLLEKVCQLANYLKHVGVGKGDAVVIYLPMLMELPIAMLACARIGAVHSVVFAGFSAESLSQRIIDCKPKVIISCNAVRRGAKTIHLKEIVDNALVESTKNGVPVDLRLIYENKSAMDRETTKWLEGRDIWWQDVVPQYPTKCSVEWVDAEDPLFLLYTSGSTGKPKGVLHTTGGYMVYTATTFKYAFDYKPSDVYWCTADCGWITGHSYVTYGPLLNGATVLVFEGAPSYPDSGRCWDIVDKYKVTIFYTAPTLVRALMRDGDEYVTCYSRKSLRVLGSVGEPINPSAWRWFYNVVGDSRCPISDTWWQTETGGFMITPIPGAWPQKPGSATFPFFGIEPVIVDEKGNELEGECSGYLCIKKSWPGAFRSLYGDHERYETTYFKPFTGYYFTGDGCSRDKDGYHWLTGRVDDVINVSGHRIGTAEVESALVSHPQCAEAAVVGVDHEVKGQSIYAFVTLVDGVPYSNEVRKSLILAVRSQIGAFAAPDKIHWAPGLPKTRSGKIMRRILRKIASRQLDELGDTSTLADPSVVDQLIEGHIYRERRRRMNGGRNRSRSVPWPKTGCWRSMTSSRASNQQQRQVVSFGPYHHGDPDVWPMEEHKHRALLHFLRRANKRLDEFVAAMGEVVQQLQDAYQGLDDPWREKDRFLQLMILDGCFMLEIMRVATGASSDYAYNDPIFSSHGMLYTVPYIKRDMLMIENQLPLLALDTLVSVESSKPKLEDSVNKLVLKFCASGHGRPSTASVALGLHPLDVFRKSLLYDPTHRSPLVRPDRDGSSEIVRSAVELYEAGIRFKKSKTNSLRDISFHHGVLRLPVIVVDDATEYMFLNLMAFERLHCGAGNEITSYVFFMDNIIDSAKDVSLLHSKEIIQNAVGSDKAVAKLFNRLSKDVVLDPESTLDDVHRKVNNYCRKDINMWRANLIHTYFRSPWAVLSLAAAIFLLVLTVLQTVYTIIPFYTDNGGDAPSPQ